The following nucleotide sequence is from Silurus meridionalis isolate SWU-2019-XX chromosome 5, ASM1480568v1, whole genome shotgun sequence.
tgtagaggagtgtgcgagtgtagaggtgtgagtgtgagtgtgaggagtgtgagtgtagaggagtgtgcgaGTGTATCGAactgtgagtgtagaggagtgtgtgagtgtagaggagtgtgctggtgTAGCGGactgtgagtgtagaggagtgtgtgagtatagAGGGTGTGCGAGTGTAGcggactgtgagtgtgtgtgtgtagaggagtgtgtgtgtgagtgtagaggagtgtgtgagtgtagaggtgtgagtgtagaggaggtgcgagtgtagaggagtgtggagtgtagaggagtgtacgagtgtagagcagtgtaagtgtagaggagtgtgcgagtgtagaggagtatgagtgtagaggagtgtgtgtgtgtgagtgagtgtgtgtgagtgtagaggagtgtggagtgtagaggagtgtgagtgtagagtgtgagtgtagaggaggtgCGAGTGTAGCGGactgtgagtgtagaggagtgtgcaAGTGTAGCGGactgtgagtgtagaggagtgtgcgagtgtagaggagtgtagaggagtgtggagtgtagaggagtgtgagtgtagagggTGTGCGAGTGTATTGAactgtgagtgtgaggagtgtgcgagtgtagaggagtgtgcgaGTGTAGCGGactgtgagtgtagaggagtgtgcgaGTGTAGCGGactgtgagtgtagaggagtgtgcgaGTGTAGCGGactgtgagtgtagaggtgtgagtgtagaggagtgtagaggagtgtgagtgtgaggagtgtgcgagtgtgaggagtgtgcgagtgtagaggactgtgagtgtagaggtgtgcaGTGTAGCGGactgtgagtgtagaggagtgtgcgaGTGTAGCTAGTCCACTCATGCTTTAGAAGTGTTACTGAGATGGATGCTCCTTCcaagttcttcttcagtttagaaCAAAAGAATAGACAGAAAAGATTTATGAAATTCGCCAGCAGACAGTCAGCTTCTATTCAAAGCTGTATAGCAGTGAGAGGTCAAGGGCACAGGAAGTGAAGGAGAGCTTCCTCAAAGACCTGCCTATGCTTCCATAGTCAGTGCCCAGAAAGATGGACAGGGAGCTGATACTGGCTGAGCTTCAGGAGGACTGGAGAACGGGACAGGAGCCTTGTGGACTTTTTCAAGGCATTCTGGAAAACCATAGGGCAGGATGTGCTGGGAATCCTACAGGACAGTGTGAGAGGAGGGAGAGCTGACCCACCTGAAGAACTGGTGTCACTACTGTGCACAGACTGCAAGctgctgtcaaaagcattagcatcgagactgatgaaggtgatgaagcaGATCATTCACCAGGACAAGACGTACTGTGTGCCTGACAGGTCGATATTCGATAACGTATACTTAATTTGTGACATATTGGATGTCTCATGAtgtattgagcttttaataatgaacattgtctcagagcagctttacacagataatgtggtgataaaaatgaagatgttctttataagtgtaagtttgtccctatatactttgtgtgtgtgagtgactgtgagtgtgtgtgtgtgtgtgtgtgtgtgttgtgtgtgtgtgtgtgtgtgtgtgtgtgtgtgtgtgtgtgtgtatgtgtgtgtgtgtgtgagtgagtgtgtgtgtgtgtgtatgtgtgtgtgtgtgtgtgtgtgtgtgtgtgtgtgtatgtgtgtgtgtgtgtatgtgtgtgtgtgtgtatgtgtgtgtatgtgtgtgtgtgtgtgtgtgtgtgtgtgtgtgtgtgtatgtgtgtgtgtgtatgtgtgtgtgtgtatgtgtgtgtgtgtgtgtgtgtgtgtgtgtgtgtgtgtgtgtgtgtgtgtgtgtgtgtgtgtgagtgagtggcgTGGCGTTAAAGCATGGCTATGGCAGATAAGAAatgtccccactgtgggatgaataaaggtatatcttatcttatcttatcttatcttatcttatcttatcttatcttatcttatcttatcttatcttatcttatcttatcggAACGCGAAGTTGTGTGAGAGTTTGACTTGCCGGCACGGTGTGCATGTGGTCTGTCCGGCGAGTGTCGAGGAATGTTGTTTAGCAGTCGGTAACGTGGTGGGGCATGAGAACATTGTCTCTGCCTCCAGAATGAACAGTGcaattgtgttttttctgaaTCATGTTGATAAGTAAGAAAATTAACTAAGATTGTAATACTGGTGAATAATGAGACAATATTGGTTTCTCCCCTCAGTTCCCCAGCGAAGAAGATCGTGTAGTCTAATGTCCCTTCTTTTATCTCGGACGATGTTATTGGTAAAGAGCTGTCTCTTGGTGTCATTTAGAAGAATGGTCTTTATGATTCTTAAGGAAGGTACATATTGAGGGCTTTGAACCCACTGTAATTCGCAAGCAGACAATAAGCTTCTACTCGAAGATGTACAGTAGTGAGTGGTCAAAGGCACAAGTGGTGAAGGCCAGCTTCCTCATGGACCTGCCAAAACTCTCTGAGCAAGTAGACAGAGAGTGGGACAGGGAGTTGTTGCTGGAGGAACTCCATGAGGCTCTCCAGAGGATGGAAAATGGACAGGTGTCAGGCAGCTCAATGGGAGCTGCAGGAGGGCCATTCTGACCCTGCTGCTGAAAAAGGGAGAGCTGACCCACCTGAAGAACTGGCACCCGGTGTCACTACTGTTCACTGACTGCAAGctgctgtcaaaagcattaGCATCGAGACTGATGAAGGTGATAGAGCAGATCATTCACCAAGACAAGACGTACTGTGTGCCTGATAGGTCCATATTTGATAACGTGCatttaatttgtgacattttggaCATCTCCAGGCTATTAGGCTGAAAAACTGGTCTGATTTTCCTAGACCAGATTAAAGGCTTTTGACTGGGTTGAGAATAAAtacttgtggaaggtgctggaaGCCTATGGGTTCAACCCTGGTTTCAGAGCTATGATCAGGGTGCTGTAAAGTGAAATTGTGAGTGTACTGAAGGTTAACGGTggtttatgtgctccttttagagtgtacagaggAATCAGGCAATGGCTCTCTGGTGATTGAACCTCTTAAACAAATTAAGGACTCATCTCtctggttttaatattccaCATGTTAAAGCCTCCATATGCTTGTCAGCTTACGCAGATGACTTGGTGGTCATGATAAACACACAAGAAGATGCAAAGTTTTTAACTGATATTTTAAAAGACTTTCAGGTTTTATCTTCTGCCAAAGTCAACTGGGGTAAAAGTAAAGTCTCTATTCTCTATTTGCCGAAAAAGGAAGAAGGGCACAGGCTGGTCCAACTTCCACCTCCAGTTCATCCAGAGGCTCCTCACTGGACCCAGAGACTTAGTATGGAGAGCAGCAGCCAGTGGACTATTACGCACAGTTGAAGGACTGGGGCTGGACAGAACCTTGTTTTTAATGGACACAAAAATGCTGGACGTTTCTGGATTACCAATGTTTTACTGTGGACTTTTTTAAATCTGGAAcgtttttgaaaaacaaaacaaaggctGTCGAACACTACACTGGTTGCTGGTGGAGCCTTTGGTGTACAGCAGACGACTGGACATCTCCAGTGTAACCATTCCTACACTCTAATCTCCTTGGGCATCATGACACTCCGGGAGCTTGTGAACATCACAGGGTCAGACTTGTTGAGGGCAGAGGACCTGGCAGCGCGTATGAGACTGAGGTCCCTGTGTGTTGTCAATCAGCTGCTACACCGCTGGAGATCTGCACTAACATCAGAGGAGCAGGTTCAGCTGATGGACTATCAACACACTGAGGCTGGTCCTGCAGAGGATGAACTCTTTCCCCAGCTGAGCATTGCTCCTGACCTCGACGGGTGTGAACGCCCCCTCCTGGAGTGCAGGGGTAAAGGGGAGATAGACTTTGGGTCAGTGTCtgggaagctgctctacagaaCGTGTGTTAAGGTTCTGAATAAGAAAAGgctgagtgggagggtggaccCCCATGGAGAAGTGTTCAGGGTTTTACTGctgatattaaaccagagtggagacactgtacaaaccaccgtAACCAAAAAGAGCTGCGATCTCCAGGGGAGGATTTTACATGGTattatctctgtgaactcttttatttctgttttaaaccctgatgttaCACCTGACTGTCCTTtttgttcacagagagaaacagttttCATGCTTTTGTTCACTGCTTCAGGTTGCAgtcactgtttgtgtttttacagaGGTCTTTTTTAAGGTCTTTTTATGTTGATTTTactgttcagtgttttatttttggttttaaatacGTTAGGAAACACAGGTTCAGATGCCAACTGGTTAATCTTATCCTCGGTCAGGTGAAGATGGAGATATACCTGAGCCGGGGAAACCAGATCACACAGAACACTGACTGTGAGAACACAAGAATGTTAAAAAGGCTGATCAAATCAAGAGTTTAATAGATTGTAATTTGTACAGAAGTATGAATGATGTggaagtgtttaaatgtgtgtggtgttggagaATGATTTGTGCTCTGTTACAGAAGGAGAATAAACTTTACACCAGAACTGAACTCATTACTCatgttttactcaaatatataaccatctttatacatatttatttacttatttattaatttattaagtcACCCTGATTTTTGATGATGTGACTTGtgttactctctctctctgtctccttatctccctctctctcgctctgtctccttctctccctccctcctctctctctctctctctctctctctctctctctctccctatgtctccttctctccctccctctccctttctcttttcagCCCAGCTGTTTTCAGTGCAGCAGGAAATGGAGGGAGTGGAGcagcagaaggtggagctgcAGGAGGAGGTGCTGACGCTCCAGCAGGCCACAGAGgagtacgagctcgagacggtCACACTGAGAGCTGAGATCGCCATGAAGAGtcagaggagagaggaggagaggaggagagagggtGAGGAAGAGCCTGCCCTGCCACGCCCTGCCCTGCCCCGCCCCACCATGCTCTGCCCTGCCCCCACCTTGTCCCACCCCACACTGTCTTGTCCTTATTGATTTAGAAGTGTAGTTGAGTTCCAGACCTGATCTACATTGATGCCACTGACACTCACCGGTTCTGATCACCAGCCAGGTGTCAGTGCTGAGTGTTTCCAGGGCTGTAGATAAAACCAGACTGATGAAGGTCTTATGAACAACTGAGTGTTCTAAAGGATCATTTATCCAGGAGAAATCTCCAGACAGAGcattgctgtttattttgtCTGGTGAAGAGCATGCGTTCCTCACACACTTCTGTGTGCACTGATATCACCGTGAAATAAACACTCACTGTTGAATTCATCTCCAAAGCCGACCTAATGCTTAACGTCCTGCAGCTAGAAATATAAATCATCACGCTTTTAATAAGAGGCGGAAGCCACTGGCattacgtatgtgtgtgtgtgtgtgtgtgtgtgtgtgtatgagcaaGCGTGTTGGGGTGGGGGGAGTTAAGATGCCGAGAGTGTGATGTCAGTGTATTAATGAGAACACGACATCAGACACTGAGGAACCTGAAGAACCTTCATAGCTCGATTTCCCTTTCCAGTGTGTTCTGATTTCTGTTTGGCTGAAAAACTTTTGGTTTGTTGGATTGTAGTTACACAAAGCTCCAGTATTTGGTCCTGCAGTGAAGATCAGATGAAGAGTGGAGTGTGTCTCAACAGCTGAAGTCTTTGGTATTCCTGTATTTACTGTAGCACTCATCAGGAGTCCTTTTTTGGTTAAAGGTCAAACAGTTTCctaataaacacataaacacagtgTGCTGCTAAACAGGATCAGACTTTAGATCATGACTCACTAAACTTCAGCTTCACACACTACAGCACCTGATCTCACTGATGAGTGAAGACACACTGCTGCTTTTCTTTCAGTGGTGAATCGTCtggatattaaaataaatgttagtaTCCATCAGTAACTCACTAGTAATCTGGGTCTTATTATAAACACCTAAGCATAaatctatcacacacacacactcacacacacactcacacacacacacacacacaccttttcttcTTGAATACAAAATGTTCTCGTCATCGCATCGTCTGATTTATAATTTGATTGGCCGATGTGTTCCTGATCAGAATGTAATGATCGTGTAATTAATTCAGTCAATAAAATCCaatctgtttatcttttttatctGCAAGGTTGCCAggtttatcatttttattacgaAATTAGgctttttttggattttgatgATTTGATTATTATGAGCTGGTTTATTAATAAACCATGGTTTCTGGGATCTTGGGAAATGTAATCAGGGTCAGGAGCATTTAAAGATGATGATAAcaagataataaaaatgaattcttACACAATGGTGGCTGGTCTGGAGATAGTTTCAGGTGTTTTCAGGCTGGAGGTTTTGCTGAGATATGGTAATTATGTTTACACTGATTCTGTGAACACTGATTTGTTAACTCAGCGGTGAGGTTCCTCCAGGAGTGTGCCGATTATTTCAGGCAGAAGGAGTAAGTACACCAGCTGTGCAGATTTTCTTCTATTCCTGTATAGCAGAGTGAAGGAGATGGAGTGCATGCAGCATGCGACTGTTTGTCCAGTGTGGCTTGCAGACACAGATGTATTTATAGTCATATAAATTGCAGCTGAATTTCGCAGTGGATCTCCTGAAGTGGTCTGACTGATGGATGATGGAATCTGTTCATGTAAATCATTTAAAGACCTGTGTGATTTATTAGGTGACGTGGAACAGCTGAAGGAGGAGTTTTCCCATCTGAAGTCAGAGTGTGAGATGCTGAAGAATACCAACAGGAAACTGACAGAAAAGCTTCACATGCTGCAGAGGACTGGGTAAAAATACACACTAATGCACACTCACCAGATTAAGTTGAACTGTTCTCTGTGTTATAGTGACCTTTTTTTAGCAGCTCAGGTGGTGTGGAATGTGGAGAGAAGAAGACTGTGATTGGGGGATCAAGTTCTCCTTCAGGTTTGGTGGATGCTTGTGTTCAGAAGAACATTTCATTTGATGGAAAGCCTCTCACACCTACCAGTTTGAGCTCAGGGTTCTCAGAGACTCTCTCCCTTAGAGACCAACTCAAACAAGCTGAGGAGAGAGCAGAACAACTACAGAGGCAGGTTGGTTGGGGTGTATAGGCTGGGGCAGGTGGGTTGGGGTGAATAGGCTGGGGAGGTGGGATGGGGTGGATAGGCTGGGGCAGGTGGGTTGGGGTGGATAGGCTGGGGTAGATAGCCTGGGGCAGGTGGGCTGGGGTGGATAGGCTGGGGTAGATAGGCTGGGAAGGTGGGCTGGGGTGGATAGGCTGGGGTAAGTGGGTTGGGGTGGATAGGCTGGGGCAGGTGGGCTGGGAAGGTGGGCTGGGGCAGGTGGGTTGGGGTGGATAGGCTGGGGTAGATAGGCTGGGGTGGATAGTCTGGGGTAGATAGGCTGGGGCAGGTGGGTTGGGGTAGATAGGCTGGGGCAGGAGGTTGGAGTGGATAGGCTGGGGCAGGTGGGTTGGGAAGGTGGGCTGGGGTGGATAGGCTGGGGCAAGTGGGTTGGGGTGGATAGGCTGGGGTAGATAGGCTGGGAAGGTGGGCTGGGGCAGGTGGGTTAGGGTGGATAGGCTGGGGTAGATAGGCTGGGGTGGATAGTCTGGGGTAGATAGGCTGGGGCAGGTGGGTTGGGGTAGATAGGCTGGGGCAGGTGGGTTGGGGTGGATATGCTGGGGTAGAAAGGCTGGGGCAGGTGGGTTGGGGTGGATAGGCTGGGGCAGGTGGGCTGGGGCGGATAGGCTGGGGTAGATAGGCTGGGGAAGGTGGGCTGGGGTGGATAGGCTGGGGCAAGGGGTTGGGGTGGATAGGCTGGGGTAGATAGGCTGGGGCAGGTGGGTTGGGGTGGATAGGCTGGGGTGGATAGGCTGGGGCAAGGGGTTGGGGTGGATAGGCTGGGGTAGATAGGCTGGGGCAGGTGGGTTGGGGTGGATAGGCTGGGATAGATAGGCTGGGGCAGGTGGGCTGGGGCGGATAGGCTGGGGTAGATAGGCTGGGGAAGGTGGGTTGGGGTAGATAGGCTGGGGCAGGTGGGTTGGGGTGGATAGGCTGGGGCAGGTGGGTGTTGTTGTGCATAGGCTAGGTTAGGTAGGCTGGGGCAGGTGGCTTGGGGTGGATAGGCTGGGGCAGGTGGGTGTTGTTGTGCATAGGCTAGGTTAGGTAGGCTTGGGCAGGTGGGTTGGGGTGGACAGGCTGGGGCAGGTGGGTTGGGGTGGAAAGGCTGGGGCAGATGGGTTGGGGTGGATAGGCTGGGGCAAGTGGGCTGGGGTTGATAGGCTGGGGCAGGTGGGCTAGGGTTGATAGGCTAAAGTAGATATGTTAGTTGTAGTGTAAAAGTTGAAGCAGGTATTTCGGGACAGATCCCATGCTGTAGAAACTTTGTAGCagacagatgtttttttaatatgtgtGATATTTTTGCTGTCAGTGTGATGGTGTAAGGACTGAACTGAGGGATCTACAGCACCTGTTTGAGACCAGTCAGAAAGAGCGTGATgagctggagctggagcttCTGCACTGTAGAGAGGAGCTACAGAAACTCACAGAGGAGAGACAGGTGGGGCTACCAAATGTCCACCACACCTCTATGACCAGGTTTCTATAAGACTTTAGCTATGAAGTAGCAAGAAATGACCATATGCATGTGGTGAAGAACCTGCACAGATactttttgctgtttttaatttatgagATGTGGCTCATGACAA
It contains:
- the LOC124386103 gene encoding coiled-coil domain-containing protein 136-like isoform X2, which codes for MDGLRLPPLTEEVLDSTEESTDLKAGAKSMDEQMMEKECEKAKMEGEEKEKNEKQKKSEEEELEELRAQILHLLLELEETRDTSQKHEENSTELQNLLEEERLASAHQAEAFTRQIQCLQAQLFSVQQEMEGVEQQKVELQEEVLTLQQATEEYELETVTLRAEIAMKSQRREEERRREGDVEQLKEEFSHLKSECEMLKNTNRKLTEKLHMLQRTGSSGGVECGEKKTVIGGSSSPSGLVDACVQKNISFDGKPLTPTSLSSGFSETLSLRDQLKQAEERAEQLQRQCDGVRTELRDLQHLFETSQKERDELELELLHCREELQKLTEERQFCTESAVLSLPFLGMIVIMAILWCCWSELASKPITGR
- the LOC124386103 gene encoding coiled-coil domain-containing protein 136-like isoform X3 — translated: MDEQMMEKECEKAKMEGEEKEKNEKQKKSEEEELEELRAQILHLLLELEETRDTSQKHEENSTELQNLLEEERLASAHQAEAFTRQIQCLQAQLFSVQQEMEGVEQQKVELQEEVLTLQQATEEYELETVTLRAEIAMKSQRREEERRREGDVEQLKEEFSHLKSECEMLKNTNRKLTEKLHMLQRTGSSGGVECGEKKTVIGGSSSPSGLVDACVQKNISFDGKPLTPTSLSSGFSETLSLRDQLKQAEERAEQLQRQCDGVRTELRDLQHLFETSQKERDELELELLHCREELQKLTEERQFCTESAVLSLPFLGMIVIMAILWCCWSELASKPITGR
- the LOC124386103 gene encoding coiled-coil domain-containing protein 136-like isoform X1 produces the protein MDGLRLPPLTEEVLDSTEESTDLKAGAKSMDEQMMEKECEKAKMEGEEKEKNEKQKKSEEEELEELRAQILHLLLELEETRDTSQKHEENSTELQNLLEEERLASAHQAEAFTRQIQCLQAQLFSVQQEMEGVEQQKVELQEEVLTLQQATEEYELETVTLRAEIAMKSQRREEERRREGDVEQLKEEFSHLKSECEMLKNTNRKLTEKLHMLQRTGSGGVECGEKKTVIGGSSSPSGLVDACVQKNISFDGKPLTPTSLSSGFSETLSLRDQLKQAEERAEQLQRQCDGVRTELRDLQHLFETSQKERDELELELLHCREELQKLTEERQFCTESAVLSLPFLGMIVIMAILWCCWSELASKPITGR
- the LOC124386103 gene encoding coiled-coil domain-containing protein 136-like isoform X4 encodes the protein MDGLRLPPLTEEVLDSTDLLEEERLASAHQAEAFTRQIQCLQAQLFSVQQEMEGVEQQKVELQEEVLTLQQATEEYELETVTLRAEIAMKSQRREEERRREGDVEQLKEEFSHLKSECEMLKNTNRKLTEKLHMLQRTGSSGGVECGEKKTVIGGSSSPSGLVDACVQKNISFDGKPLTPTSLSSGFSETLSLRDQLKQAEERAEQLQRQCDGVRTELRDLQHLFETSQKERDELELELLHCREELQKLTEERQFCTESAVLSLPFLGMIVIMAILWCCWSELASKPITGR